One window from the genome of Hippopotamus amphibius kiboko isolate mHipAmp2 chromosome 13, mHipAmp2.hap2, whole genome shotgun sequence encodes:
- the IL17RC gene encoding interleukin-17 receptor C isoform X16, with protein MKQSLEEQLTQSLWCLRTAYPTARCVLLEVQVPAALVQPGQSVGSVVFDCFGAALGAEVRIWSYTQPRYQKELNLTQQLPDCKGLEVRDSIQSCWALPWLNVSADGDDVRLVLDVSEEQRFGLSLYWNQVQGPAKPWWHRNLTGPQTITLNHTDLVPCLCIQVWPLEPDSVRTSICPFREDPRAHRNLWRAARLQLLPPRGWRLEAPCSLPAEATLCWQAPDGGPCQPLVPPLPRENVTVNKALEFPLLKGHPNVCVQVSTWEKLQLQECLWAASLGPLKDDVLLVEKRGPQDNRSLCALEPSGCTPLLSRASTQRAARLGEQLLQDVQSGQCLQLWDDDLGALWACPMDKYIHQRWALVWLACLLFGAVLFLLLLLKKNHVKGWLRLLKEDVRAGAAARSRAALLLYSADDAAFERLVGALASALCQLPLRVAVDLWSRRALSAQGPLAWFHAQRRQTLQDGGVVVLLFSPGAVALCREWLQDATSAPGAHGPHDAFAASLSCVLPDFLQGRAPGRYVGAYFDRLLSPDAVPALFRCVPVFSLPSQMPDFLGTLQGPAAPRPRRLAERAQQVSRALQPAVDGCLRAPGAPGLGRRVGPEAGDRT; from the exons ATGAAGCAAAGTTTGGAAGAGCAGCTGACCCAGAGTTTGTGGTGCCTACGAACG GCCTACCCTACTGCCCGCTGCGTCCTACTGGAGGTGCAAGTGCCTGCTGCCCTCGTGCAGCCTGGTCAGTCTGTG GGCTCTGTAGTATTTGACTGCTTCGGGGCTGCCCTGGGGGCTGAGGTGCGAATCTGGTCCTATACTCAGCCCAGGTACCAGAAGGAACTCAATCTCACACAGCAGCTGCCTG ACTGCAAGGGTCTCGAAGTCCGGGACAGCATTCAGAGCTGCTGGG CCCTGCCCTGGCTCAACGTGTCTGCAGATGGTGACGACGTGCGCCTGGTGCTGGACGTCTCTGAAGAGCAGCGCTTTGGCCTCTCCCTGTACTGGAACCAGGTCCAGGGCCCTGCAAAACCCTGGTGGCACAGAAACCTG ACTGGGCCGCAGACCATTACCTTGAACCACACAGACCTGGTTCCCTGCCTCTGTATTCAG GTGTGGCCGCTGGAGCCCGACTCAGTCAGGACCAGCATTTGCCCCTTTAGGGAGG ACCCCCGTGCACACCGGAACCTCTGGCGTGCTGCCAGGCTGCAGCTGCTGCCCCCGCGGGGCTGGCGGCTGGAGGCACCATGCTCGCTGCCTGCGGAAGCCACACTGTGCTGGCAGGCACCCGATGGGGGCCCTTGCCAGCCACTGGTCCCGCCACTGCCCCGAGAAAATGTCACTGTGAAT AAGGCTCTTGAATTTCCGTTGCTGAAAGGCCACCCCAACGTCTGTGTCCAG GTGAGCACCTGGGAGAAGCTGCAGCTGCAAGAATGCTTGTGGGCTG CCTCCCTGGGGCCCCTCAAGGATGACGTGCTGCTGGTGGAGAAACGAGGACCCCAGGACAACAGATCACTCTGTGCCTTGGAACCCAGTGGCTGCACACCACTGCTCAGCAGAGCATCCACG CAGAGGGCAGCTCGCCTTGGAGAGCAGTTACTACAAGACGTGCAGTCAGGCCAGTGTCTACAG CTCTGGGACGATGACCTGGGAGCACTATGGGCCTGCCCCATGGACAAGT ATATCCACCAGCGCTGGGCCCTGGTCTGGCTGGCCTGCTTACTCTTCGGCGCTgtgcttttcctcctcctcctcctcaaaaaGAACCACGTGAAAG GGTGGCTGAGGCTCTTGAAGGAGGACGTCCGCGCGGGGG CGGCTGCCAGGAGCCGCGCGGCTCTGCTCCTCTACTCCGCCGACGACGCTGCCTTCGAGCGCCTCGTGGGCGCCCTGGCATCGGCGCTGTGCCAGCTGCCGCTGCGCGTGGCCGTGGACCTGTGGAGCCGCCGCGCACTGAGCGCGCAGGGGCCCCTGGCCTGGTTCCACGCGCAGCGGCGCCAGACCCTGCAGGACGGCGGCGTGGTGGTCCTGCTCTTCTCGCCCGGCGCCGTGGCGCTGTGCCGCGAGTGGCTGCAGGACGCGACCTCGGCGCCCGGGGCGCACGGCCCGCACGACGCCTTCGCCGCCTCGCTCAGCTGCGTGCTGCCCGACTTCCTGCAGGGCCGAGCGCCCGGCCGCTACGTCGGGGCCTACTTCGACAGACTGCTGTCCCCGGACGCCGTGCCCGCCCTGTTCCGCTGCGTGCCGGTCttctccctgccctcacagaTGCCCGACTTCCTGGGGACCCTGCAGgggcccgccgccccccgcccccggaggctcgCGGAGAGAGCCCAGCAAGTATCCCGGGCCCTGCAGCCCGCCGTGGACGGCTGCTTACGGGCCCCGGGGGCCCCGGGGCTGGGACGCAGGGTGGGGCCTGAGGCAGGGGACAGGACTTGA
- the IL17RC gene encoding interleukin-17 receptor C isoform X11, giving the protein MMGRGQEVGLSSSVEDLEKGALERGRRVGGLRQEKMVRFGGINSDLSLHPSQGLSCHLWDGDVLCLPGSLVSAPGPVLVPTRLQTELVLRCYEETDCDLCVRVTVHLAVHGYWEEPEDEAKFGRAADPEFVVPTNASLQAHIVLSFQAYPTARCVLLEVQVPAALVQPGQSVGSVVFDCFGAALGAEVRIWSYTQPRYQKELNLTQQLPALPWLNVSADGDDVRLVLDVSEEQRFGLSLYWNQVQGPAKPWWHRNLTGPQTITLNHTDLVPCLCIQVWPLEPDSVRTSICPFREDPRAHRNLWRAARLQLLPPRGWRLEAPCSLPAEATLCWQAPDGGPCQPLVPPLPRENVTVNVSTWEKLQLQECLWAASLGPLKDDVLLVEKRGPQDNRSLCALEPSGCTPLLSRASTRAARLGEQLLQDVQSGQCLQLWDDDLGALWACPMDKYIHQRWALVWLACLLFGAVLFLLLLLKKNHVKAAARSRAALLLYSADDAAFERLVGALASALCQLPLRVAVDLWSRRALSAQGPLAWFHAQRRQTLQDGGVVVLLFSPGAVALCREWLQDATSAPGAHGPHDAFAASLSCVLPDFLQGRAPGRYVGAYFDRLLSPDAVPALFRCVPVFSLPSQMPDFLGTLQGPAAPRPRRLAERAQQVSRALQPAVDGCLRAPGAPGLGRRVGPEAGDRT; this is encoded by the exons ATGATGGGGAGGGGGCAAGAGGTGGGTCTGAGTTCTTCTGTTGAGGACTTGGAAAAGGGAGCCCTAGAAAGAGGTAGGCGGGTGGGGGGCCTCAGGCAGGAAAAGATGGTTAGATTTGGAGGCATAAACTCTGACTTGTCTTTACATCCTTCCCAGGGCCTTTCCTGCCACCTTTGGG ATGGTGACGTGCTCTGCCTGCCTGGGAGCCTCGTGTCTGCCCCAGGCCCCGTGCTGGTGCCCACACGCCTGCAGACAGAGCTGGTGCTAAGGTGCTACGAGGAGACCGACTGTGACCTCTGTGTGCGTGTGACCGTCCACTTGGCTGTGCACG GGTACTGGGAAGAGCCTGAAGATGAAGCAAAGTTTGGAAGAGCAGCTGACCCAGAGTTTGTGGTGCCTACGAACG CCTCTCTCCAGGCCCACATCGTGCTCTCCTTCCAGGCCTACCCTACTGCCCGCTGCGTCCTACTGGAGGTGCAAGTGCCTGCTGCCCTCGTGCAGCCTGGTCAGTCTGTG GGCTCTGTAGTATTTGACTGCTTCGGGGCTGCCCTGGGGGCTGAGGTGCGAATCTGGTCCTATACTCAGCCCAGGTACCAGAAGGAACTCAATCTCACACAGCAGCTGCCTG CCCTGCCCTGGCTCAACGTGTCTGCAGATGGTGACGACGTGCGCCTGGTGCTGGACGTCTCTGAAGAGCAGCGCTTTGGCCTCTCCCTGTACTGGAACCAGGTCCAGGGCCCTGCAAAACCCTGGTGGCACAGAAACCTG ACTGGGCCGCAGACCATTACCTTGAACCACACAGACCTGGTTCCCTGCCTCTGTATTCAG GTGTGGCCGCTGGAGCCCGACTCAGTCAGGACCAGCATTTGCCCCTTTAGGGAGG ACCCCCGTGCACACCGGAACCTCTGGCGTGCTGCCAGGCTGCAGCTGCTGCCCCCGCGGGGCTGGCGGCTGGAGGCACCATGCTCGCTGCCTGCGGAAGCCACACTGTGCTGGCAGGCACCCGATGGGGGCCCTTGCCAGCCACTGGTCCCGCCACTGCCCCGAGAAAATGTCACTGTGAAT GTGAGCACCTGGGAGAAGCTGCAGCTGCAAGAATGCTTGTGGGCTG CCTCCCTGGGGCCCCTCAAGGATGACGTGCTGCTGGTGGAGAAACGAGGACCCCAGGACAACAGATCACTCTGTGCCTTGGAACCCAGTGGCTGCACACCACTGCTCAGCAGAGCATCCACG AGGGCAGCTCGCCTTGGAGAGCAGTTACTACAAGACGTGCAGTCAGGCCAGTGTCTACAG CTCTGGGACGATGACCTGGGAGCACTATGGGCCTGCCCCATGGACAAGT ATATCCACCAGCGCTGGGCCCTGGTCTGGCTGGCCTGCTTACTCTTCGGCGCTgtgcttttcctcctcctcctcctcaaaaaGAACCACGTGAAAG CGGCTGCCAGGAGCCGCGCGGCTCTGCTCCTCTACTCCGCCGACGACGCTGCCTTCGAGCGCCTCGTGGGCGCCCTGGCATCGGCGCTGTGCCAGCTGCCGCTGCGCGTGGCCGTGGACCTGTGGAGCCGCCGCGCACTGAGCGCGCAGGGGCCCCTGGCCTGGTTCCACGCGCAGCGGCGCCAGACCCTGCAGGACGGCGGCGTGGTGGTCCTGCTCTTCTCGCCCGGCGCCGTGGCGCTGTGCCGCGAGTGGCTGCAGGACGCGACCTCGGCGCCCGGGGCGCACGGCCCGCACGACGCCTTCGCCGCCTCGCTCAGCTGCGTGCTGCCCGACTTCCTGCAGGGCCGAGCGCCCGGCCGCTACGTCGGGGCCTACTTCGACAGACTGCTGTCCCCGGACGCCGTGCCCGCCCTGTTCCGCTGCGTGCCGGTCttctccctgccctcacagaTGCCCGACTTCCTGGGGACCCTGCAGgggcccgccgccccccgcccccggaggctcgCGGAGAGAGCCCAGCAAGTATCCCGGGCCCTGCAGCCCGCCGTGGACGGCTGCTTACGGGCCCCGGGGGCCCCGGGGCTGGGACGCAGGGTGGGGCCTGAGGCAGGGGACAGGACTTGA
- the IL17RC gene encoding interleukin-17 receptor C isoform X1: protein MPVPWFLLSLALGRNPVVLSLERVVGPEDTARCSPGLSCHLWDGDVLCLPGSLVSAPGPVLVPTRLQTELVLRCYEETDCDLCVRVTVHLAVHGYWEEPEDEAKFGRAADPEFVVPTNASLQAHIVLSFQAYPTARCVLLEVQVPAALVQPGQSVGSVVFDCFGAALGAEVRIWSYTQPRYQKELNLTQQLPDCKGLEVRDSIQSCWALPWLNVSADGDDVRLVLDVSEEQRFGLSLYWNQVQGPAKPWWHRNLTGPQTITLNHTDLVPCLCIQVWPLEPDSVRTSICPFREDPRAHRNLWRAARLQLLPPRGWRLEAPCSLPAEATLCWQAPDGGPCQPLVPPLPRENVTVNKALEFPLLKGHPNVCVQVSTWEKLQLQECLWAASLGPLKDDVLLVEKRGPQDNRSLCALEPSGCTPLLSRASTRAARLGEQLLQDVQSGQCLQLWDDDLGALWACPMDKYIHQRWALVWLACLLFGAVLFLLLLLKKNHVKGWLRLLKEDVRAGAAARSRAALLLYSADDAAFERLVGALASALCQLPLRVAVDLWSRRALSAQGPLAWFHAQRRQTLQDGGVVVLLFSPGAVALCREWLQDATSAPGAHGPHDAFAASLSCVLPDFLQGRAPGRYVGAYFDRLLSPDAVPALFRCVPVFSLPSQMPDFLGTLQGPAAPRPRRLAERAQQVSRALQPAVDGCLRAPGAPGLGRRVGPEAGDRT from the exons ATGCCTGTGCCCTGGTTCCTTCTGTCCTTGGCATTGGGCCGAAACCCTGTGGTCCTTTCTCTGGAGAGGGTTGTGGGGCCTGAGGACACTGCCCGCTGCTCTCCG GGCCTTTCCTGCCACCTTTGGG ATGGTGACGTGCTCTGCCTGCCTGGGAGCCTCGTGTCTGCCCCAGGCCCCGTGCTGGTGCCCACACGCCTGCAGACAGAGCTGGTGCTAAGGTGCTACGAGGAGACCGACTGTGACCTCTGTGTGCGTGTGACCGTCCACTTGGCTGTGCACG GGTACTGGGAAGAGCCTGAAGATGAAGCAAAGTTTGGAAGAGCAGCTGACCCAGAGTTTGTGGTGCCTACGAACG CCTCTCTCCAGGCCCACATCGTGCTCTCCTTCCAGGCCTACCCTACTGCCCGCTGCGTCCTACTGGAGGTGCAAGTGCCTGCTGCCCTCGTGCAGCCTGGTCAGTCTGTG GGCTCTGTAGTATTTGACTGCTTCGGGGCTGCCCTGGGGGCTGAGGTGCGAATCTGGTCCTATACTCAGCCCAGGTACCAGAAGGAACTCAATCTCACACAGCAGCTGCCTG ACTGCAAGGGTCTCGAAGTCCGGGACAGCATTCAGAGCTGCTGGG CCCTGCCCTGGCTCAACGTGTCTGCAGATGGTGACGACGTGCGCCTGGTGCTGGACGTCTCTGAAGAGCAGCGCTTTGGCCTCTCCCTGTACTGGAACCAGGTCCAGGGCCCTGCAAAACCCTGGTGGCACAGAAACCTG ACTGGGCCGCAGACCATTACCTTGAACCACACAGACCTGGTTCCCTGCCTCTGTATTCAG GTGTGGCCGCTGGAGCCCGACTCAGTCAGGACCAGCATTTGCCCCTTTAGGGAGG ACCCCCGTGCACACCGGAACCTCTGGCGTGCTGCCAGGCTGCAGCTGCTGCCCCCGCGGGGCTGGCGGCTGGAGGCACCATGCTCGCTGCCTGCGGAAGCCACACTGTGCTGGCAGGCACCCGATGGGGGCCCTTGCCAGCCACTGGTCCCGCCACTGCCCCGAGAAAATGTCACTGTGAAT AAGGCTCTTGAATTTCCGTTGCTGAAAGGCCACCCCAACGTCTGTGTCCAG GTGAGCACCTGGGAGAAGCTGCAGCTGCAAGAATGCTTGTGGGCTG CCTCCCTGGGGCCCCTCAAGGATGACGTGCTGCTGGTGGAGAAACGAGGACCCCAGGACAACAGATCACTCTGTGCCTTGGAACCCAGTGGCTGCACACCACTGCTCAGCAGAGCATCCACG AGGGCAGCTCGCCTTGGAGAGCAGTTACTACAAGACGTGCAGTCAGGCCAGTGTCTACAG CTCTGGGACGATGACCTGGGAGCACTATGGGCCTGCCCCATGGACAAGT ATATCCACCAGCGCTGGGCCCTGGTCTGGCTGGCCTGCTTACTCTTCGGCGCTgtgcttttcctcctcctcctcctcaaaaaGAACCACGTGAAAG GGTGGCTGAGGCTCTTGAAGGAGGACGTCCGCGCGGGGG CGGCTGCCAGGAGCCGCGCGGCTCTGCTCCTCTACTCCGCCGACGACGCTGCCTTCGAGCGCCTCGTGGGCGCCCTGGCATCGGCGCTGTGCCAGCTGCCGCTGCGCGTGGCCGTGGACCTGTGGAGCCGCCGCGCACTGAGCGCGCAGGGGCCCCTGGCCTGGTTCCACGCGCAGCGGCGCCAGACCCTGCAGGACGGCGGCGTGGTGGTCCTGCTCTTCTCGCCCGGCGCCGTGGCGCTGTGCCGCGAGTGGCTGCAGGACGCGACCTCGGCGCCCGGGGCGCACGGCCCGCACGACGCCTTCGCCGCCTCGCTCAGCTGCGTGCTGCCCGACTTCCTGCAGGGCCGAGCGCCCGGCCGCTACGTCGGGGCCTACTTCGACAGACTGCTGTCCCCGGACGCCGTGCCCGCCCTGTTCCGCTGCGTGCCGGTCttctccctgccctcacagaTGCCCGACTTCCTGGGGACCCTGCAGgggcccgccgccccccgcccccggaggctcgCGGAGAGAGCCCAGCAAGTATCCCGGGCCCTGCAGCCCGCCGTGGACGGCTGCTTACGGGCCCCGGGGGCCCCGGGGCTGGGACGCAGGGTGGGGCCTGAGGCAGGGGACAGGACTTGA
- the IL17RC gene encoding interleukin-17 receptor C isoform X3 — MMGRGQEVGLSSSVEDLEKGALERGRRVGGLRQEKMVRFGGINSDLSLHPSQGLSCHLWDGDVLCLPGSLVSAPGPVLVPTRLQTELVLRCYEETDCDLCVRVTVHLAVHGYWEEPEDEAKFGRAADPEFVVPTNASLQAHIVLSFQAYPTARCVLLEVQVPAALVQPGQSVGSVVFDCFGAALGAEVRIWSYTQPRYQKELNLTQQLPDCKGLEVRDSIQSCWALPWLNVSADGDDVRLVLDVSEEQRFGLSLYWNQVQGPAKPWWHRNLTGPQTITLNHTDLVPCLCIQVWPLEPDSVRTSICPFREDPRAHRNLWRAARLQLLPPRGWRLEAPCSLPAEATLCWQAPDGGPCQPLVPPLPRENVTVNKALEFPLLKGHPNVCVQVSTWEKLQLQECLWAASLGPLKDDVLLVEKRGPQDNRSLCALEPSGCTPLLSRASTQRAARLGEQLLQDVQSGQCLQLWDDDLGALWACPMDKYIHQRWALVWLACLLFGAVLFLLLLLKKNHVKGWLRLLKEDVRAGAAARSRAALLLYSADDAAFERLVGALASALCQLPLRVAVDLWSRRALSAQGPLAWFHAQRRQTLQDGGVVVLLFSPGAVALCREWLQDATSAPGAHGPHDAFAASLSCVLPDFLQGRAPGRYVGAYFDRLLSPDAVPALFRCVPVFSLPSQMPDFLGTLQGPAAPRPRRLAERAQQVSRALQPAVDGCLRAPGAPGLGRRVGPEAGDRT; from the exons ATGATGGGGAGGGGGCAAGAGGTGGGTCTGAGTTCTTCTGTTGAGGACTTGGAAAAGGGAGCCCTAGAAAGAGGTAGGCGGGTGGGGGGCCTCAGGCAGGAAAAGATGGTTAGATTTGGAGGCATAAACTCTGACTTGTCTTTACATCCTTCCCAGGGCCTTTCCTGCCACCTTTGGG ATGGTGACGTGCTCTGCCTGCCTGGGAGCCTCGTGTCTGCCCCAGGCCCCGTGCTGGTGCCCACACGCCTGCAGACAGAGCTGGTGCTAAGGTGCTACGAGGAGACCGACTGTGACCTCTGTGTGCGTGTGACCGTCCACTTGGCTGTGCACG GGTACTGGGAAGAGCCTGAAGATGAAGCAAAGTTTGGAAGAGCAGCTGACCCAGAGTTTGTGGTGCCTACGAACG CCTCTCTCCAGGCCCACATCGTGCTCTCCTTCCAGGCCTACCCTACTGCCCGCTGCGTCCTACTGGAGGTGCAAGTGCCTGCTGCCCTCGTGCAGCCTGGTCAGTCTGTG GGCTCTGTAGTATTTGACTGCTTCGGGGCTGCCCTGGGGGCTGAGGTGCGAATCTGGTCCTATACTCAGCCCAGGTACCAGAAGGAACTCAATCTCACACAGCAGCTGCCTG ACTGCAAGGGTCTCGAAGTCCGGGACAGCATTCAGAGCTGCTGGG CCCTGCCCTGGCTCAACGTGTCTGCAGATGGTGACGACGTGCGCCTGGTGCTGGACGTCTCTGAAGAGCAGCGCTTTGGCCTCTCCCTGTACTGGAACCAGGTCCAGGGCCCTGCAAAACCCTGGTGGCACAGAAACCTG ACTGGGCCGCAGACCATTACCTTGAACCACACAGACCTGGTTCCCTGCCTCTGTATTCAG GTGTGGCCGCTGGAGCCCGACTCAGTCAGGACCAGCATTTGCCCCTTTAGGGAGG ACCCCCGTGCACACCGGAACCTCTGGCGTGCTGCCAGGCTGCAGCTGCTGCCCCCGCGGGGCTGGCGGCTGGAGGCACCATGCTCGCTGCCTGCGGAAGCCACACTGTGCTGGCAGGCACCCGATGGGGGCCCTTGCCAGCCACTGGTCCCGCCACTGCCCCGAGAAAATGTCACTGTGAAT AAGGCTCTTGAATTTCCGTTGCTGAAAGGCCACCCCAACGTCTGTGTCCAG GTGAGCACCTGGGAGAAGCTGCAGCTGCAAGAATGCTTGTGGGCTG CCTCCCTGGGGCCCCTCAAGGATGACGTGCTGCTGGTGGAGAAACGAGGACCCCAGGACAACAGATCACTCTGTGCCTTGGAACCCAGTGGCTGCACACCACTGCTCAGCAGAGCATCCACG CAGAGGGCAGCTCGCCTTGGAGAGCAGTTACTACAAGACGTGCAGTCAGGCCAGTGTCTACAG CTCTGGGACGATGACCTGGGAGCACTATGGGCCTGCCCCATGGACAAGT ATATCCACCAGCGCTGGGCCCTGGTCTGGCTGGCCTGCTTACTCTTCGGCGCTgtgcttttcctcctcctcctcctcaaaaaGAACCACGTGAAAG GGTGGCTGAGGCTCTTGAAGGAGGACGTCCGCGCGGGGG CGGCTGCCAGGAGCCGCGCGGCTCTGCTCCTCTACTCCGCCGACGACGCTGCCTTCGAGCGCCTCGTGGGCGCCCTGGCATCGGCGCTGTGCCAGCTGCCGCTGCGCGTGGCCGTGGACCTGTGGAGCCGCCGCGCACTGAGCGCGCAGGGGCCCCTGGCCTGGTTCCACGCGCAGCGGCGCCAGACCCTGCAGGACGGCGGCGTGGTGGTCCTGCTCTTCTCGCCCGGCGCCGTGGCGCTGTGCCGCGAGTGGCTGCAGGACGCGACCTCGGCGCCCGGGGCGCACGGCCCGCACGACGCCTTCGCCGCCTCGCTCAGCTGCGTGCTGCCCGACTTCCTGCAGGGCCGAGCGCCCGGCCGCTACGTCGGGGCCTACTTCGACAGACTGCTGTCCCCGGACGCCGTGCCCGCCCTGTTCCGCTGCGTGCCGGTCttctccctgccctcacagaTGCCCGACTTCCTGGGGACCCTGCAGgggcccgccgccccccgcccccggaggctcgCGGAGAGAGCCCAGCAAGTATCCCGGGCCCTGCAGCCCGCCGTGGACGGCTGCTTACGGGCCCCGGGGGCCCCGGGGCTGGGACGCAGGGTGGGGCCTGAGGCAGGGGACAGGACTTGA
- the IL17RC gene encoding interleukin-17 receptor C isoform X17: protein MKQSLEEQLTQSLWCLRTPLSRPTSCSPSRPTLLPAASYWRCKCLLPSCSLGSVVFDCFGAALGAEVRIWSYTQPRYQKELNLTQQLPALPWLNVSADGDDVRLVLDVSEEQRFGLSLYWNQVQGPAKPWWHRNLTGPQTITLNHTDLVPCLCIQVWPLEPDSVRTSICPFREDPRAHRNLWRAARLQLLPPRGWRLEAPCSLPAEATLCWQAPDGGPCQPLVPPLPRENVTVNKALEFPLLKGHPNVCVQVSTWEKLQLQECLWAASLGPLKDDVLLVEKRGPQDNRSLCALEPSGCTPLLSRASTQRAARLGEQLLQDVQSGQCLQLWDDDLGALWACPMDKYIHQRWALVWLACLLFGAVLFLLLLLKKNHVKGWLRLLKEDVRAGAAARSRAALLLYSADDAAFERLVGALASALCQLPLRVAVDLWSRRALSAQGPLAWFHAQRRQTLQDGGVVVLLFSPGAVALCREWLQDATSAPGAHGPHDAFAASLSCVLPDFLQGRAPGRYVGAYFDRLLSPDAVPALFRCVPVFSLPSQMPDFLGTLQGPAAPRPRRLAERAQQVSRALQPAVDGCLRAPGAPGLGRRVGPEAGDRT, encoded by the exons ATGAAGCAAAGTTTGGAAGAGCAGCTGACCCAGAGTTTGTGGTGCCTACGAACG CCTCTCTCCAGGCCCACATCGTGCTCTCCTTCCAGGCCTACCCTACTGCCCGCTGCGTCCTACTGGAGGTGCAAGTGCCTGCTGCCCTCGTGCAGCCTG GGCTCTGTAGTATTTGACTGCTTCGGGGCTGCCCTGGGGGCTGAGGTGCGAATCTGGTCCTATACTCAGCCCAGGTACCAGAAGGAACTCAATCTCACACAGCAGCTGCCTG CCCTGCCCTGGCTCAACGTGTCTGCAGATGGTGACGACGTGCGCCTGGTGCTGGACGTCTCTGAAGAGCAGCGCTTTGGCCTCTCCCTGTACTGGAACCAGGTCCAGGGCCCTGCAAAACCCTGGTGGCACAGAAACCTG ACTGGGCCGCAGACCATTACCTTGAACCACACAGACCTGGTTCCCTGCCTCTGTATTCAG GTGTGGCCGCTGGAGCCCGACTCAGTCAGGACCAGCATTTGCCCCTTTAGGGAGG ACCCCCGTGCACACCGGAACCTCTGGCGTGCTGCCAGGCTGCAGCTGCTGCCCCCGCGGGGCTGGCGGCTGGAGGCACCATGCTCGCTGCCTGCGGAAGCCACACTGTGCTGGCAGGCACCCGATGGGGGCCCTTGCCAGCCACTGGTCCCGCCACTGCCCCGAGAAAATGTCACTGTGAAT AAGGCTCTTGAATTTCCGTTGCTGAAAGGCCACCCCAACGTCTGTGTCCAG GTGAGCACCTGGGAGAAGCTGCAGCTGCAAGAATGCTTGTGGGCTG CCTCCCTGGGGCCCCTCAAGGATGACGTGCTGCTGGTGGAGAAACGAGGACCCCAGGACAACAGATCACTCTGTGCCTTGGAACCCAGTGGCTGCACACCACTGCTCAGCAGAGCATCCACG CAGAGGGCAGCTCGCCTTGGAGAGCAGTTACTACAAGACGTGCAGTCAGGCCAGTGTCTACAG CTCTGGGACGATGACCTGGGAGCACTATGGGCCTGCCCCATGGACAAGT ATATCCACCAGCGCTGGGCCCTGGTCTGGCTGGCCTGCTTACTCTTCGGCGCTgtgcttttcctcctcctcctcctcaaaaaGAACCACGTGAAAG GGTGGCTGAGGCTCTTGAAGGAGGACGTCCGCGCGGGGG CGGCTGCCAGGAGCCGCGCGGCTCTGCTCCTCTACTCCGCCGACGACGCTGCCTTCGAGCGCCTCGTGGGCGCCCTGGCATCGGCGCTGTGCCAGCTGCCGCTGCGCGTGGCCGTGGACCTGTGGAGCCGCCGCGCACTGAGCGCGCAGGGGCCCCTGGCCTGGTTCCACGCGCAGCGGCGCCAGACCCTGCAGGACGGCGGCGTGGTGGTCCTGCTCTTCTCGCCCGGCGCCGTGGCGCTGTGCCGCGAGTGGCTGCAGGACGCGACCTCGGCGCCCGGGGCGCACGGCCCGCACGACGCCTTCGCCGCCTCGCTCAGCTGCGTGCTGCCCGACTTCCTGCAGGGCCGAGCGCCCGGCCGCTACGTCGGGGCCTACTTCGACAGACTGCTGTCCCCGGACGCCGTGCCCGCCCTGTTCCGCTGCGTGCCGGTCttctccctgccctcacagaTGCCCGACTTCCTGGGGACCCTGCAGgggcccgccgccccccgcccccggaggctcgCGGAGAGAGCCCAGCAAGTATCCCGGGCCCTGCAGCCCGCCGTGGACGGCTGCTTACGGGCCCCGGGGGCCCCGGGGCTGGGACGCAGGGTGGGGCCTGAGGCAGGGGACAGGACTTGA